From the genome of Sander lucioperca isolate FBNREF2018 chromosome 1, SLUC_FBN_1.2, whole genome shotgun sequence, one region includes:
- the klhl3 gene encoding kelch-like protein 3 isoform X1: MDGVSLGHCLSCLTSLVATPASPRPNCNTDSEEDTVNGGMHTFNQTHMRKAFQLMNDLRSKTMLCDIQLVAGSIEVPAHRVVLASCSPYFYAMFTGDMSESKAHQVEIREVDGQTLRKLVDYIYTAEIEVTEENVQVLLPAASLLQLMDVRQVCCEFLQSQLHPTNCLGIRAFADVHTCTQLLDQSHAYAEQHFTEVVQGEEFLGLSLQQVCSLISSDKLTVSTEEKVFEAMISWIKHDKPARLEYMPKLMEHVRLPLLSRDYLVQIVEEEALIKNNNTCKDFLIEAMKYHLLPADQRHLIKTDRTRPRTPISIPKVMIVVGGQAPKAIRSVECYDFQEDRWYQVADLPSRRCRAGVVSMAGRVYAVGGFNSSLRERTVDVYDGVRDQWSAVASMQERRSTLGAAVLGDLLYAVGGFNGSIGLSTVEAYNYKTNEWMYVASMNTRRSSVGVGVVDGKLYAVGGYDGASRQCLSTVEEYDPVADQWCYVADMSTRRSGAGVGVLKGQLYAAGGHDGPLVRKSVEVYDPQTNTWRLVCDMNMCRRNAGICAINGLLYVIGGDDGSCNLSSVEFYNPATDKWSLIPTNMSNGRSYAGVAVIDKPL, from the exons ATGGACGGTGTGTCGTTAGG ACACTGCCTCTCATGTCTTACCAGTCTGGTGGCCACACCGGCCTCGCCACGTCCAAACTGCAACACAGATTCAGAGGAGGACACGGTAAATGGAGGGATGCACACCTTCAACCAGACGCACATGAGGAAGGCTTTCCAGCTGATGAACGACCTGAGGAG taaaACGATGCTGTGTGACATCCAGCTGGTGGCGGGGAGCATTGAAGTGCCGGCTCACAGGGTGGTCCTGGCGTCCTGTAGCCCCTACTTCTATGCCATGttcacag GTGATATGAGTGAGAGCAAGGCCCATCAGGTGGAGATCAGAGAGGTGGATGGACAGACCCTGAGAAAGCTGGTCGACTACATCTACACAGCTGAGATAGAGGTCACAGAGGAGAACGTCCAG GTTCTGCTGCCAGCAGCCAGCCTCCTCCAGCTGATGGATGTTCGTCAGGTTTGTTGTGAGTTCCTGCAATCTCAGCTTCACCCCACCAACTGTTTGGGTATCAGAGCCTTCGCTGacgtgcacacatgcacacagcttCTCGACCAGTCCCACGCATACGCCG AGCAGCATTTCACTGAGGTGGTGCAGGGAGAGGAGTTCCTGGGCCTTTCTCTGCAGCAGGTGTGCAGCCTCATTTCCAGCGACAAACTCACTGTTTCCACAGAGGAAAAG GTGTTTGAGGCGATGATATCCTGGATCAAGCACGATAAGCCAGCTCGTCTGGAGTACATGCCCAAACTAATGGAGCATGTCAGACTTCCACTACTGTCCAGGGATTACCTGGtacag ATTGTCGAGGAAGAGGCTTTGATAAAGAACAACAACACCTGTAAAGATTTTCTCATAGAAGCAATGAAGTATCACCTGCTGCCAGCTGACCAGCGGCACCTCATCAAGACAGACAGGACCCGACCACGAACTCCTATCAGCATCCCAAAG GTGATGATTGTGGTGGGCGGTCAGGCTCCTAAGGCGATCCGCAGCGTGGAGTGTTACGACTTCCAGGAAGATCGATGGTACCAAGTAGCCGACCTGCCTTCAAGACGCTGCCGGGCAG gTGTGGTTTCTATGGCAGGCCGTGTGTATGCAGTCGGAGGGTTCAACAGTTCTCTGCGGGAGCGAACGGTGGACGTGTACGACGGAGTGAGAGACCAGTGGAGTGCTGTGGCGAGCATGCAGGAGCGACGCAGTACACTGGGAGCTGCTGTGCTGGGCGATTTACTGTACGCCGTTGGGGGCTTTAACGGCAGTATag GTTTGTCAACAGTTGAAGCCTACAATTATAAAACCAACGAGTGGATGTATGTTGCCTCCATGAACACCAGACGCAGCAGTGTGGGTGTAGGGGTGGTTGAtggtaag TTGTATGCAGTAGGAGGTTATGATGGAGCATCCCGTCAGTGTCTCAGTACAGTGGAAGAATACGACCCTGTCGCTGATCAGTGGTGCTACGTAGCTGACATGAGCACACGGCGCAGTGGAGCAG GGGTAGGTGTGTTGAAAGGTCAGCTGTATGCAGCAGGAGGACATGACGGTCCTCTGGTGAGAAAAAGCGTTGAGGTGTACGACCCACAGACCAACACCTGGAGACTGGTCTGTGACATGAACATGTGCCGACGAAACGCAG GTATTTGTGCCATTAACGGGCTGCTGTACGTGATTGGAGGAGACGACGGCTCCTGTAACCTGTCCTCTGTAGAGTTTTACAACCCTGCCACAGACAAGTGGAGCCTTATTCCCACAAACATGAGCAATGGACGCAGCTATGCAG GAGTGGCAGTGATTGACAAGCCATTATGA
- the klhl3 gene encoding kelch-like protein 3 isoform X4, translated as MPCSQCVYFVGDMSESKAHQVEIREVDGQTLRKLVDYIYTAEIEVTEENVQVLLPAASLLQLMDVRQVCCEFLQSQLHPTNCLGIRAFADVHTCTQLLDQSHAYAEQHFTEVVQGEEFLGLSLQQVCSLISSDKLTVSTEEKVFEAMISWIKHDKPARLEYMPKLMEHVRLPLLSRDYLVQIVEEEALIKNNNTCKDFLIEAMKYHLLPADQRHLIKTDRTRPRTPISIPKVMIVVGGQAPKAIRSVECYDFQEDRWYQVADLPSRRCRAGVVSMAGRVYAVGGFNSSLRERTVDVYDGVRDQWSAVASMQERRSTLGAAVLGDLLYAVGGFNGSIGLSTVEAYNYKTNEWMYVASMNTRRSSVGVGVVDGKLYAVGGYDGASRQCLSTVEEYDPVADQWCYVADMSTRRSGAGVGVLKGQLYAAGGHDGPLVRKSVEVYDPQTNTWRLVCDMNMCRRNAGICAINGLLYVIGGDDGSCNLSSVEFYNPATDKWSLIPTNMSNGRSYAGVAVIDKPL; from the exons ATGCCATGttcacag tgtgtgtattttgtagGTGATATGAGTGAGAGCAAGGCCCATCAGGTGGAGATCAGAGAGGTGGATGGACAGACCCTGAGAAAGCTGGTCGACTACATCTACACAGCTGAGATAGAGGTCACAGAGGAGAACGTCCAG GTTCTGCTGCCAGCAGCCAGCCTCCTCCAGCTGATGGATGTTCGTCAGGTTTGTTGTGAGTTCCTGCAATCTCAGCTTCACCCCACCAACTGTTTGGGTATCAGAGCCTTCGCTGacgtgcacacatgcacacagcttCTCGACCAGTCCCACGCATACGCCG AGCAGCATTTCACTGAGGTGGTGCAGGGAGAGGAGTTCCTGGGCCTTTCTCTGCAGCAGGTGTGCAGCCTCATTTCCAGCGACAAACTCACTGTTTCCACAGAGGAAAAG GTGTTTGAGGCGATGATATCCTGGATCAAGCACGATAAGCCAGCTCGTCTGGAGTACATGCCCAAACTAATGGAGCATGTCAGACTTCCACTACTGTCCAGGGATTACCTGGtacag ATTGTCGAGGAAGAGGCTTTGATAAAGAACAACAACACCTGTAAAGATTTTCTCATAGAAGCAATGAAGTATCACCTGCTGCCAGCTGACCAGCGGCACCTCATCAAGACAGACAGGACCCGACCACGAACTCCTATCAGCATCCCAAAG GTGATGATTGTGGTGGGCGGTCAGGCTCCTAAGGCGATCCGCAGCGTGGAGTGTTACGACTTCCAGGAAGATCGATGGTACCAAGTAGCCGACCTGCCTTCAAGACGCTGCCGGGCAG gTGTGGTTTCTATGGCAGGCCGTGTGTATGCAGTCGGAGGGTTCAACAGTTCTCTGCGGGAGCGAACGGTGGACGTGTACGACGGAGTGAGAGACCAGTGGAGTGCTGTGGCGAGCATGCAGGAGCGACGCAGTACACTGGGAGCTGCTGTGCTGGGCGATTTACTGTACGCCGTTGGGGGCTTTAACGGCAGTATag GTTTGTCAACAGTTGAAGCCTACAATTATAAAACCAACGAGTGGATGTATGTTGCCTCCATGAACACCAGACGCAGCAGTGTGGGTGTAGGGGTGGTTGAtggtaag TTGTATGCAGTAGGAGGTTATGATGGAGCATCCCGTCAGTGTCTCAGTACAGTGGAAGAATACGACCCTGTCGCTGATCAGTGGTGCTACGTAGCTGACATGAGCACACGGCGCAGTGGAGCAG GGGTAGGTGTGTTGAAAGGTCAGCTGTATGCAGCAGGAGGACATGACGGTCCTCTGGTGAGAAAAAGCGTTGAGGTGTACGACCCACAGACCAACACCTGGAGACTGGTCTGTGACATGAACATGTGCCGACGAAACGCAG GTATTTGTGCCATTAACGGGCTGCTGTACGTGATTGGAGGAGACGACGGCTCCTGTAACCTGTCCTCTGTAGAGTTTTACAACCCTGCCACAGACAAGTGGAGCCTTATTCCCACAAACATGAGCAATGGACGCAGCTATGCAG GAGTGGCAGTGATTGACAAGCCATTATGA
- the klhl3 gene encoding kelch-like protein 3 isoform X3 — translation MDGVSLGLVATPASPRPNCNTDSEEDTVNGGMHTFNQTHMRKAFQLMNDLRSKTMLCDIQLVAGSIEVPAHRVVLASCSPYFYAMFTGDMSESKAHQVEIREVDGQTLRKLVDYIYTAEIEVTEENVQVLLPAASLLQLMDVRQVCCEFLQSQLHPTNCLGIRAFADVHTCTQLLDQSHAYAEQHFTEVVQGEEFLGLSLQQVCSLISSDKLTVSTEEKVFEAMISWIKHDKPARLEYMPKLMEHVRLPLLSRDYLVQIVEEEALIKNNNTCKDFLIEAMKYHLLPADQRHLIKTDRTRPRTPISIPKVMIVVGGQAPKAIRSVECYDFQEDRWYQVADLPSRRCRAGVVSMAGRVYAVGGFNSSLRERTVDVYDGVRDQWSAVASMQERRSTLGAAVLGDLLYAVGGFNGSIGLSTVEAYNYKTNEWMYVASMNTRRSSVGVGVVDGKLYAVGGYDGASRQCLSTVEEYDPVADQWCYVADMSTRRSGAGVGVLKGQLYAAGGHDGPLVRKSVEVYDPQTNTWRLVCDMNMCRRNAGICAINGLLYVIGGDDGSCNLSSVEFYNPATDKWSLIPTNMSNGRSYAGVAVIDKPL, via the exons ATGGACGGTGTGTCGTTAGG TCTGGTGGCCACACCGGCCTCGCCACGTCCAAACTGCAACACAGATTCAGAGGAGGACACGGTAAATGGAGGGATGCACACCTTCAACCAGACGCACATGAGGAAGGCTTTCCAGCTGATGAACGACCTGAGGAG taaaACGATGCTGTGTGACATCCAGCTGGTGGCGGGGAGCATTGAAGTGCCGGCTCACAGGGTGGTCCTGGCGTCCTGTAGCCCCTACTTCTATGCCATGttcacag GTGATATGAGTGAGAGCAAGGCCCATCAGGTGGAGATCAGAGAGGTGGATGGACAGACCCTGAGAAAGCTGGTCGACTACATCTACACAGCTGAGATAGAGGTCACAGAGGAGAACGTCCAG GTTCTGCTGCCAGCAGCCAGCCTCCTCCAGCTGATGGATGTTCGTCAGGTTTGTTGTGAGTTCCTGCAATCTCAGCTTCACCCCACCAACTGTTTGGGTATCAGAGCCTTCGCTGacgtgcacacatgcacacagcttCTCGACCAGTCCCACGCATACGCCG AGCAGCATTTCACTGAGGTGGTGCAGGGAGAGGAGTTCCTGGGCCTTTCTCTGCAGCAGGTGTGCAGCCTCATTTCCAGCGACAAACTCACTGTTTCCACAGAGGAAAAG GTGTTTGAGGCGATGATATCCTGGATCAAGCACGATAAGCCAGCTCGTCTGGAGTACATGCCCAAACTAATGGAGCATGTCAGACTTCCACTACTGTCCAGGGATTACCTGGtacag ATTGTCGAGGAAGAGGCTTTGATAAAGAACAACAACACCTGTAAAGATTTTCTCATAGAAGCAATGAAGTATCACCTGCTGCCAGCTGACCAGCGGCACCTCATCAAGACAGACAGGACCCGACCACGAACTCCTATCAGCATCCCAAAG GTGATGATTGTGGTGGGCGGTCAGGCTCCTAAGGCGATCCGCAGCGTGGAGTGTTACGACTTCCAGGAAGATCGATGGTACCAAGTAGCCGACCTGCCTTCAAGACGCTGCCGGGCAG gTGTGGTTTCTATGGCAGGCCGTGTGTATGCAGTCGGAGGGTTCAACAGTTCTCTGCGGGAGCGAACGGTGGACGTGTACGACGGAGTGAGAGACCAGTGGAGTGCTGTGGCGAGCATGCAGGAGCGACGCAGTACACTGGGAGCTGCTGTGCTGGGCGATTTACTGTACGCCGTTGGGGGCTTTAACGGCAGTATag GTTTGTCAACAGTTGAAGCCTACAATTATAAAACCAACGAGTGGATGTATGTTGCCTCCATGAACACCAGACGCAGCAGTGTGGGTGTAGGGGTGGTTGAtggtaag TTGTATGCAGTAGGAGGTTATGATGGAGCATCCCGTCAGTGTCTCAGTACAGTGGAAGAATACGACCCTGTCGCTGATCAGTGGTGCTACGTAGCTGACATGAGCACACGGCGCAGTGGAGCAG GGGTAGGTGTGTTGAAAGGTCAGCTGTATGCAGCAGGAGGACATGACGGTCCTCTGGTGAGAAAAAGCGTTGAGGTGTACGACCCACAGACCAACACCTGGAGACTGGTCTGTGACATGAACATGTGCCGACGAAACGCAG GTATTTGTGCCATTAACGGGCTGCTGTACGTGATTGGAGGAGACGACGGCTCCTGTAACCTGTCCTCTGTAGAGTTTTACAACCCTGCCACAGACAAGTGGAGCCTTATTCCCACAAACATGAGCAATGGACGCAGCTATGCAG GAGTGGCAGTGATTGACAAGCCATTATGA
- the LOC116052252 gene encoding heterogeneous nuclear ribonucleoprotein A0-like, which yields MATKLCKLFVGGLNVETTEDGVRKYFEQFGTLNDCVVVMNQQLGRSRCFGFITYSTPEEADAAMAAKPHVVEGHDVELKRAIAREDANNPDILANVKKIFVGGVKDHIEADNLTEYFSQFGVVEKAEIISDKQTGRKRGFGFVFFEDTDSATKAVLTKYHVINGNKVEVKKALTKQEMSTGGRGRGRGRGMQSYGGGRGGGGYGGGYGSNYGGGYGGGYNGGGGGGYGGYGGYGGYDEGGYDNQMGGGYSNGDFGDGYGQQHSSYGAVKGTYNAHRSAPPYNRGGGGYGRGGGGGFSGGY from the coding sequence ATGGCCACCAAACTTTGCAAGCTTTTTGTCGGAGGCCTCAACGTGGAGACCACAGAAGATGGCGTCCGCAAGTATTTTGAACAGTTTGGCACGCTCAATGACTGCGTTGTGGTCATGAACCAGCAGCTCGGCCGGTCCCGCTGTTTCGGCTTTATCACCTACTCGACACCGGAGGAGGCCGACGCTGCAATGGCGGCTAAGCCACATGTCGTCGAAGGCCACGACGTGGAATTGAAAAGGGCCATAGCACGAGAGGATGCTAATAATCCTGACATTCTCGCCAACGTTAAGAAAATTTTTGTCGGCGGTGTGAAAGACCACATCGAGGCGGACAACCTGACCGAGTACTTCTCCCAGTTCGGCGTGGTGGAGAAGGCCGAGATCATCTCTGACAAGCAGACCGGTAGGAAGAGGGGCTTCGGCTTTGTCTTCTTCGAGGACACCGACTCCGCCACCAAAGCGGTGCTGACAAAGTACCACGTCATCAACGGGAACAAGGTGGAGGTGAAGAAAGCTCTGACCAAGCAGGAGATGTCCACCGGTGGCCGCGGAAGAGGTCGAGGAAGGGGGATGCAAAGCTATGGCGGCGGAAGAGGAGGTGGTGGCTACGGAGGCGGCTACGGCAGCAATTACGGTGGCGGCTATGGCGGGGGTTACAACGGTGGCGGCGGTGGAGGATACGGAGGATACGGGGGGTATGGGGGATACGACGAGGGAGGATATGACAACCAGATGGGGGGTGGATACAGTAATGGTGACTTTGGGGATGGCTATGGACAGCAGCACTCTAGTTATGGTGCAGTGAAGGGCACCTACAACGCTCACAGGAGCGCGCCTCCTTACAACAGAGGCGGCGGTGGCTACGGccggggtggtggtggtggattCAGTGGTGGGTATTAG
- the klhl3 gene encoding kelch-like protein 3 isoform X2, with protein sequence MDGVSLGHCLSCLTSLVATPASPRPNCNTDSEEDTVNGGMHTFNQTHMRKAFQLMNDLRSKTMLCDIQLVAGSIEVPAHRVVLASCSPYFYAMFTGDMSESKAHQVEIREVDGQTLRKLVDYIYTAEIEVTEENVQVLLPAASLLQLMDVRQVCCEFLQSQLHPTNCLGIRAFADVHTCTQLLDQSHAYAEQHFTEVVQGEEFLGLSLQQVCSLISSDKLTVSTEEKVFEAMISWIKHDKPARLEYMPKLMEHVRLPLLSRDYLVQIVEEEALIKNNNTCKDFLIEAMKYHLLPADQRHLIKTDRTRPRTPISIPKVMIVVGGQAPKAIRSVECYDFQEDRWYQVADLPSRRCRAGVVSMAGRVYAVGGFNSSLRERTVDVYDGVRDQWSAVASMQERRSTLGAAVLGDLLYAVGGFNGSIGLSTVEAYNYKTNEWMYVASMNTRRSSVGVGVVDGKLYAVGGYDGASRQCLSTVEEYDPVADQWCYVADMSTRRSGAGVGVLKGQLYAAGGHDGPLVRKSVEVYDPQTNTWRLVCDMNMCRRNAGICAINGLLYVIGGDDGSCNLSSVEFYNPATDKWSLIPTNMSNGRSYAGVAVIDKPL encoded by the exons ATGGACGGTGTGTCGTTAGG ACACTGCCTCTCATGTCTTACCAGTCTGGTGGCCACACCGGCCTCGCCACGTCCAAACTGCAACACAGATTCAGAGGAGGACACGGTAAATGGAGGGATGCACACCTTCAACCAGACGCACATGAGGAAGGCTTTCCAGCTGATGAACGACCTGAGGAG taaaACGATGCTGTGTGACATCCAGCTGGTGGCGGGGAGCATTGAAGTGCCGGCTCACAGGGTGGTCCTGGCGTCCTGTAGCCCCTACTTCTATGCCATGttcacag GTGATATGAGTGAGAGCAAGGCCCATCAGGTGGAGATCAGAGAGGTGGATGGACAGACCCTGAGAAAGCTGGTCGACTACATCTACACAGCTGAGATAGAGGTCACAGAGGAGAACGTCCAG GTTCTGCTGCCAGCAGCCAGCCTCCTCCAGCTGATGGATGTTCGTCAGGTTTGTTGTGAGTTCCTGCAATCTCAGCTTCACCCCACCAACTGTTTGGGTATCAGAGCCTTCGCTGacgtgcacacatgcacacagcttCTCGACCAGTCCCACGCATACGCCG AGCAGCATTTCACTGAGGTGGTGCAGGGAGAGGAGTTCCTGGGCCTTTCTCTGCAGCAGGTGTGCAGCCTCATTTCCAGCGACAAACTCACTGTTTCCACAGAGGAAAAG GTGTTTGAGGCGATGATATCCTGGATCAAGCACGATAAGCCAGCTCGTCTGGAGTACATGCCCAAACTAATGGAGCATGTCAGACTTCCACTACTGTCCAGGGATTACCTGGtacag ATTGTCGAGGAAGAGGCTTTGATAAAGAACAACAACACCTGTAAAGATTTTCTCATAGAAGCAATGAAGTATCACCTGCTGCCAGCTGACCAGCGGCACCTCATCAAGACAGACAGGACCCGACCACGAACTCCTATCAGCATCCCAAAG GTGATGATTGTGGTGGGCGGTCAGGCTCCTAAGGCGATCCGCAGCGTGGAGTGTTACGACTTCCAGGAAGATCGATGGTACCAAGTAGCCGACCTGCCTTCAAGACGCTGCCGGGCAG gTGTGGTTTCTATGGCAGGCCGTGTGTATGCAGTCGGAGGGTTCAACAGTTCTCTGCGGGAGCGAACGGTGGACGTGTACGACGGAGTGAGAGACCAGTGGAGTGCTGTGGCGAGCATGCAGGAGCGACGCAGTACACTGGGAGCTGCTGTGCTGGGCGATTTACTGTACGCCGTTGGGGGCTTTAACGGCAGTATag GTTTGTCAACAGTTGAAGCCTACAATTATAAAACCAACGAGTGGATGTATGTTGCCTCCATGAACACCAGACGCAGCAGTGTGGGTGTAGGGGTGGTTGAtg GAAAGTTGTATGCAGTAGGAGGTTATGATGGAGCATCCCGTCAGTGTCTCAGTACAGTGGAAGAATACGACCCTGTCGCTGATCAGTGGTGCTACGTAGCTGACATGAGCACACGGCGCAGTGGAGCAG GGGTAGGTGTGTTGAAAGGTCAGCTGTATGCAGCAGGAGGACATGACGGTCCTCTGGTGAGAAAAAGCGTTGAGGTGTACGACCCACAGACCAACACCTGGAGACTGGTCTGTGACATGAACATGTGCCGACGAAACGCAG GTATTTGTGCCATTAACGGGCTGCTGTACGTGATTGGAGGAGACGACGGCTCCTGTAACCTGTCCTCTGTAGAGTTTTACAACCCTGCCACAGACAAGTGGAGCCTTATTCCCACAAACATGAGCAATGGACGCAGCTATGCAG GAGTGGCAGTGATTGACAAGCCATTATGA